The sequence TTAtagagaatttcatgaaattcaagatattttcagTTATAACTGTTTTTTCAGAAGATATATAATCCCAGTCATGATCATTTAAGGTACattatcccgtgtagaaatttccccggttggccctaatacaacaaggtttctggtcgaatccaggccgggctacccctggctgagttttatggacaggaaccgggcgggagccggtcgggctacatttttctcgaatcatgtagtctggggccggccggttactggccgggccaaccttGGTTATATCCCATGatcgggagccggctgggcactggtcaggttaatgtttttgtagaaattacacattttttaagagctgtaatattatcaaagacgtaattatggatgctagatgaattattatttgaaaattataatttaaagatttattagataagtgaaacaaaaatgagcttttttaaattctttaaaaaaaaacattaaattttttcgaataatttataattttaaattaaactgttatcgattctgctatatgcaacaacagaaattatacaatttttataaacttctctatattcaggcaatgtttagcctgtaaaatttcaaatttaccgccatatatagcgcttgctgtgtctgtcgtctgcatagacactcagtaattttcagtttcgcaactggaacgaggatgctccttgcactcacgtcgcgtcgtctcttcgaagttcgccaatgaaatcgagactcgtagttaaaatcaaccttatttcagtaattagtttgaatcccccccccacttagtgcgcgaataattattattttaaattaaaatatagtcttgtgtatacagtttttactttcttcctttctaaccttaaatcaccacgtgacttccaaattgctatgagattccatcatcagggaataaaattctactccaattttcttgccagaattggttcacttgatttgacttttaaagttcaccgtaatctttacgatgagctttaaaagacaaaacaagttaccgatttctcgcctgaagcaacatttcttaaccgctttttggccggattacacggccggtattgaagccaggatccgaccagtttaccgtgacgtttttagccggatcccggccggattccccgaccagcgcccggcttaaagcggggctatccgactgggacccggccggatccctgattggattcctacacaggatagaatatttgttatttataggtatatatattatttactttttcgaacaacttaattgaattaataaaactaaattttctgaCTTAGAAtcgtttggaattttattttataaattcgaaaacaTTTGAGATTAGATATAAGACCTGAATTATATAAGTTTATAATTCTAATTTCGTATATCATCTAAAAACAAACACTAACTCTGAGGCTTTGAGGAACTTTGCCTATATTTTCTCACCTGcagaatattgaactattattttctaaaattcgttgttatttttggcataagttttaatattatttgagaAGCCGAATTTCTATCCTATGGGAtctaaaaattagaagaaagaaCGTTTCCTGAAACACATCCTCAGTAATCTCTACAACTTCCGACGGGTCACGTAGTGGTACATTACTTTCTGTCAAAACTTGTTCTAGTCTCGATGACAAGGTCCATTTCGATATATTTAAGAGCCTCAGTTTCTCCTTTCAAAGTCAATATAGGGTGCAATGTGCCGTCTTTCAAATGAAACCTAAATTCCTATCACAATCAAGTAAAGTACAGAACAATTAAGTTTATATTACACTTTTAGAGATAAACAGTTCTGGTACTAGATTTCAGGTACAATTATTACAGCAGCAAAACAGAAgggaaataatattaaaagagaaaaaatgtctCCTTGCAGATGACCATTTCTTCCCCAACATTGTCAATAGTTCTCTGAACTGGACGACAGACTATCGATTTAAAAGACGCGTGGCTGACAGACATCACGGAagattttagttaaacaaataagCATGGAGTTCTGAAACCGTCGGACGTCCCGCACTAAACCCAAATCGACGATTTCCAAGCACATCCCCGAGATTCAATTTTCCAGGTCTTAACTCTCCTGCTTCCCTCCCAGATAAAAAGATAAAACCAATAGCCCTCATCCTTAAAACGTGACGGTATGAaataaccaattttcttcaaatttggtcTTGTCGCCTAATTTGGGATTACTTTacacgatttgaaaaaaattgagaaggttatatttgtttgatttcaaaacaattgaaaagtCCTCAAAAGAGTtcgtaaaattcaaaacattccgAAACATCCTATTAATTTCAAACTGcctacttttcaaattttaaattattatttttaacactttcaattcattattattcaCTATTAAAAgctgtaaatttaatatttcttaattataatattttcatttttattttgaatttatcttaagttttaaagtttcaatctcgaaactcaaattattcaattacgAAACtcgaaagtttccaattaaaaaatgttaaggatttaaatcagaattttagcaaacctttgatttttgaaacattaaataaaaatgtctttcatttcaAACATGTTATGTACAATTTCACTGGTtattactttcaaaataaaaaatgttacaactttGGAATATATATGAACGAAAAGACAGCTGTATTGGAAAAATATGCAActaagaaaatttatgaaataaacaatttcaacttgttttaaaatttcaaaagcatCTTTCCCATGTCAAACagtatacacggagaaaaagatatcgcaaaatctttatattgcaagaaagcacaatatgataacgtataatcaggtcctggagctttgtacgatattatattgCACTAATTAGCAGCAATCTGAAAatggcagagtatgagtgagttcgagctgtaaatcgggacaccagatttaaaacactcacagaaaaaagtaaaaaattgctgcaggtaagacctgcaactgaggttagaaaaataattctgaactcgtcgacgcaaaatgtaactgacagatgggacagtcgtaattgtcactacacctcgaataaaaatggagcgattatacgatgaaagattatccaggcaagattacaaattagaaattatcttcgattcatgtgaagtttatctggcaaggttgatttttgttccggtgattctttcacctggaatcgatgtaaactttatctttaatttttcctgtgatcatTTGTTCACTAGcttcgcgagatcacaaaagaagaaaaacaaggTGATAgcgaaataaacttaaattcttacgttatagattgcacaattatgcggtatacaacgttaaaacttgcaatgtacgatatcacgattttgcgctattataatgcgataattacgatatatagcgcaggaattacgatatatattgtaattcatgcgatatagttttctcagtgtagctATATGCACGCAACTCATAGCAACACAAAATATTCCCTTCCAATTTTCCgaatcaaatttctaaaaattctgcaaaatctaaaattttcgctctaaaaataatcgaaaaattataaaagtttccactgcacatattttaatttcggaTTAAAGTTTGATCATCGTAAATTCCTAACTGCCCAAAGAGGGGCacaaactattaaaatatttcaaaatgatctCAAATTACGGATCCTTTCTTTTAGTACCTATATCTCTATCTATGCATATTAAATCTTCCTTGACAGTCAAAGCAGGGAAATTTCAGATAAAGAACTGAAgtctttgaaaaagaaaataataataaaatcaatttattcgtCTCTTGTTCTTTGTTGGGATTCCTGTTTGAGAAAGGATTGAAAGAACAGTTCTTCCTCTGAAATAAAGAGGCTGACAGGGTGGCCAGACGCATGCTTTCTAACGAGCTCCCACACATGTTGTTAGGAATTCTCGCCGATCGTTCTTCATTGGCAGAGGTTATATCGTAACTGCACCCTCTGGTCTGTCAGTCAAACTCGTTTCCTATTGTCCCGATCCCGTCGACTGGATTCGGGACACAACTTTTTCTCCATtagaaaaagaaggaattttgagATTTCCAAATCTGTTATGCATAGAACTTATATGCATTTCATATTccacaaattcaaaattgtaattttttgtactaaaaactaTTACACcgaatattttctatttatatgGTGAcattgaaagttaaaaaagtaaatgacAATTTAGTGAGAGAACTACTGTTTTCGAGAGGAACCCAGAGGAATTTGACTTATGTACCGTCGCTCTTAATGAAAGCTGACACCACCTATTGTTCTCAAATGCAAATCCGTAGGTTTCCCATTTTCACCTCAACTATTTCAGTGGGTTTCAAACCTTTGGGAATTGAGAGTCTAAATTCTAAAGTTTTGCACCCGAAAGGATTTTTGCAttagctcaaatatgaaaaataccaTTAAATATATATAGGATTCTATTACGGTTTTATCTATACGAAAGCCCTATACGAAAGCCCTATACTAAATTTTTTCACTTGTAATAACTATAAGTGGGAAAAAAATCGGAAGTAAACGGCACGTAGAAAAAAAAGCTTGTTTTTATTGCAGTTTATATGAATCAGCGCTAatccaaatataaaaattgttttcaacaattaTGACGTGCGTGAAAGGTAAAAAATCGTATCAATTTTTGTAGCTTGACGGTCGTTATACATTGACGTGCAAAAATTTTAGCCtccctcttttttatgactgaacaaattctcttaattataattataccagagctaacaaaatttctcttcaaaaggttaattgttttcaaaattctgtatgaaATAAGACCAGGTTAAAGCCAATTTGTctcatttttaaatagatattgaaaaaatagtgtaaatttcaatgttttcttaagttttaaataacttccgaaatacgcaaaatttttcaatgttcttgggctcattttgaagcctttcaccgtatcacaacagcttatgagtataaatcgtaaaaattttcattttgaaatgcaagagcttaaatttgtaacaaaaaagttggaaaaataacaacattatttttggGAACATAAATATGTttgcaaaatatatgaaacatataaaagaaattgtttacagTTTATACTcctaagctgttgtgatacaataaaaaaatagcctCAAAATGAGggcaagaacattgaaaaatgttgattatttcgtaagttatttaaaatttaagaaaacattcaaattcacactatttttgcaatatctacttaaaaactagacaaattggcttcaacATGGGCTtgatttatacagaatttcgaaaacaatcaaccttttcgAAGAGAAAGtgttttagctctggtataattaaaattaagagaatttattcagtaataaaaaagaggtagcctaaaacttttgcacggtaGTGTACCtaacttttaaatttctgataTCCGAATACTTACAGCTATAACCATTTGAACTCAAGATATTATATTAAACATTGTATAGACACATATTTAGATTCTAATTGTTAGCTCTTTTGTATATTCGAAATATCAAAGaacttgtgtaatttttttttaatctaaaaaatatttttttgcgaaaatatcgTAGGTTAAATTTATGTAACGACAGTCAGGCGCAAAAAGTGCAGGCTTTTCACATTTCAAAggtcatatttttgaatttttaaaattttatttgaatcaaggcTGGCTAATGTAATGTGCAATAATAAAATAGGCCTTCTCGTTATACATGTGTCAGtttcttgagatttttttgttaatttagtaATTGACAGTAAAAGTGACCAAATTAAGTGGTGCTTACGCAGATGAAACGCTATGTAAATTGTATGATTATGGCAAAATAGTCATGTTGCGGTGGTAACCATGCGTTACtatatgtatatacatttttCTGCCTGAGATATTAAACAACTTGAAATAAAATCCCATTAAACTACAAATTCTTTCGGTTGtaagttttgtaaattaaatagctcaaatatttctggttaataaACACAAATCCAGgcaatcattttcaatgctctcacttaaaattaataaaactaataaaactcaataaaaaattttcaaactaaagtttAGAAAAACTTGAAATTCAAACTTCCCTCCCTTCGATCCGACTCAATACAAaccttaacaataaaaaaatgtccttccaattcagaaaaattaaaaacttaaaatcctcccttccaactcgataaaacttttattaacaaaatgtctctcttaaaattcataacaaattaaaACCCAAAATTCCCTCCCTTTCAACCAAGCTTCCAATAACTCGatcaatatgttaaaaataaaaattttcctcttATTATAAatcagacaaaaaattgaaaatacaaaattattcccttatattcaataaaaatgttaaaaagcaaaaaatggtattttccaattcagaaaaaaactaacCAAAATTCCATCCCTTCTagcataaaaaatgataaaaacaaaactatttttagtACTTGAATTCAAGTAATGgttaatgatttatatttatagtttatgaacttattaaaactttttttataaaaaaaggtatcCAGAGAATTTGCATCTATCTAAATTCTAAAGCATATGAAAACAatctcaattttttgaaactttagagAGATTGATTTGGGGTTCATTTCACACGCGCCGGCCggattaaactttaaaataaaataaattgaaataaaatgaaataaatttgaaataacatgTTGCCATTATTAGCGAAAACGTTTCGAGTCTTCAGCttttttttcactataaaagAAAGGCAGTCTAAAAGTCGGGACAGCCCGTGCGTTTATAACACGGTTTATTCTAAACGTCTAGacctaaaaaaagtattatttcaagGCTAATTTCAGGTATACcgtaatcaataaaaaaagtattgcaaaTACTCACTGGCAAACCGGGCATCATTAGTCGGAGGTGGCGCGGGGGCATACCAGGGATGATGATGCGAGGACACTCCATGCGACCGCATGGGGTCTCCCCCGCCACCACCGCTGCCAACACCAGGCCCAGCATGATGATACGGCGACAATTCCGAACAGTATTGATATTGTGACGTTAGCTGCATCGTCGCATAAGGATTGCCCATAGCACTCATTCCACCACCGGCACCACCACTACCCACTCCCCCACCAACCCCACCGTTCGTGCCCGTTACGGGCCCCGGTGTACTTCCTCCGGGCGTTGAGCCCCCGTGAAGAGGCGGACTACCACTGCTTGCGCTCGAACTCCCTGTATTACCACCGACCCGAGCACCACAAGCATTCGTATAGGGGGATCCTTGGGGATGGGACACGACGCCGACCCCAACGCCGACAGCAGCTGCCGCGGCCGCAAGCTCCAACTTGCGATACGACTCCTCGATTGGCGAAAGAATGTCCGAAACACTGAAAGGAGTCGTGTGAACACCAGGTTGTACGTGAGATGGATGATGTTTGGGGGACAGGCTCATCGCCAGATCAACTCCGTTTAAGTCCGGCAGGAGTCCTGCCTGTTCGAGTTGATTCtgctgttgttgttgttgttgttgttgatgcTGATGATAGGAAGCATTGTTGCTACCCTGGCTGCCGCCACCACTTCCGCCGCCACTACCAGCGCTCATTTCGGGGACCTCGACACCGTCGAAGTACTTCAGGCTCCGGCTAAGCAGAATGGTGGAGCCGATCTTATCCCAGGGTCTCGTCCAACATCCTCCCCCTTCGTATATCTCGTTGGTCCACACTTTGGGGCACTTTATTCGGTCGTGGGCATCTCACCCTGTGCTGTGAGATTCGGTTCCTGCTCGGGTATCCCCTTCAATATCAGAATCACGGTTTTATTCCGACGGATGGGTGATCAGATAAGAAAAGATCCCCTAATGCTATCACAAAAGGAAGAACAGTTTGGGTCAGTTTATGGTCAGTCGGAAACTTGCTAATAGATGATTGCTTGTTATTCCTCagttatccaagaaagattaaaaaaacacttaaaaatagaTTGTCATCAGATGCACTAGAGAATGTCCCTCATCACTCAAGTTCATTAAATTCCTTTTACCGGAACTCACTGAATATAAAAATCACAGACACTAAACTCCTTAGCCGAACTATCTTGAAGACGGGGAGTGTCCTCAAGACCCAATGTCTTCGAAGCACATAATTCACTCGCGCACTTCAGGTATTCATCGAAGAGTTCTTGTTTTTTTCGGGGTGGTTGGTAAGGCGGCAAAGAAGACACGTGGCGCGGTAGTGGCCGGCAGAGCCGGCCGGCGGCCGACTGAAATCACCCGGGGGGTCTTTGAATCCTTGGACTCGACCGATAGACGATGGTAGATGTATCAACCACTCTTCGCCTCCACCTTCGCCGAGGGCACACTCTCTCTCCGTGGAGAGGAGCGCGGCTGCTGTATGGATGGATGCTTGGCTGACtggatggatagatggatggatGAATGAATGAATGGAGAGGACTGTTGGGTTCTCCTGGAGAGGTCCTCACGGCCGCTTAGATCCACTCGACCAACGCTAGCTTGTTCGCCCGGGCGGCCCACAGCCTAGCCGAACCCGTAGACGACACGATGAGTGGAGTACCCACTACGGAGAAGTGCCTGCTAGGTACCAAGAGTCGTGATGAGATGTCCCCTTTGCGTGTGAGATGAGGGCTTCCCACCTCTCGAGTTGGCGAAGTGAGCTCGGGCGTGTACACCATTGGTTGAGTTGGGCCAATCAGAGCGGCTGTGTAGCTTCATTGGCGGAGGAAGAGTCGCTGCCCGGCACGCGCTTTCGTTCCGTTGCCTGTAAGGTTCCGGGTCGTTGGCGCAGCGCAATGGTCAGAGGGGTTGCGTGGCCAATCGGCACGAGGTCGCTGCCCCTCCAGGACAACTTGAGTCACGTGGCCCGCGCCATACGCCGGAGTCGGTACAGCCCACCTGGAATGCCGGGGAGGACGGCGTCACTTGACGGGAATTCCTCGACAGACGCACTGACTCACTTCGAGAACACATTTGTGCTGCTGGTAATATAATGATTACCTAGGTACACATGAGTGCATGGCCAGGGGGGTGAGGAGACAGTACATACTACTTACTTCGGAGCGACCTTGTAGGGTCAGTGATGGAGTTTAGTAGTGCTAATGATCGGTAAAATTTGACATCCCTTTCCTCTCTCtctgaagccccccccccccccccccccccccccccccccccccccccccccccacaaaccCTCTTCTTCGGCCCTTTCTGGGTGTAATTGAATTTCTCTTAGGTCAGTGAATAGGAGATATTAATAGAAGTCTGCATACAACGTGAATAGCGCCTgtaattctataattttctaaaGATGTTTTGAGATTATGTCTCGTTTCGATATTGCTGggatattatatttgtgtaattgAAAATAGTGTTTTTGATTAATGGGTGGTCTAATTAAGAAGTGAAGAGGTACGCTGTTTTGGATTTTGACATTGTGTAGACACTTCAAATGTGGAGTCACTGTTGCGGGTTCGAGTCCCGAAAGCGGGGAAGTGAAATTCATGTTTATTGTCTAAATGTTTACTTGTTTTCTATATAGATGTTTGTATATTTGATCTCACTCATACGATAATgtatattgtaatttttgttttatgttcaaaatcctttttttaaattaaactgcaaAAAGTTTTCCAGTTGAACTAAAGTTTACTTAGTGACTATTAAGATTTGCCGAATACTTGGCACATTTTAATATAGCAATAAGTTTTTTAGAAAGCTACTTCTTGCTTCTATACAGAATATTACGAATTTAACTCTGATCTTATTCTAttcatagttttaattttcaaacataaaaaaaaaatttaaaaagttttaaaaaaatgctatcaGAGACCTCTGTCTgcaagaaatattattatatacgGGTAATAGAAGCTTTCTATTCTATCAAGTCTCTTACCGACGCCACGTAGGATAATATATAGTTTACATCTGTCACTAAGGAAGatacctataaaaaaatatttctttaaatattctcatATTATAACTTAATAACTATAATTATAAGTAGAAAAGTTCAAACTTACctctaaatcacttttttaaattcatttcgttttcaacaattttaataacaaaattgaattCCGGAGCAGAAGACAAAAACAGGAGCGCATTTTGGCAGTGCGCGCTCGTCACAATAATGGCATTTCGTATTTTACGTGTTTATGGGCAAATAAcccaatcatttaaaaatgtacatggCTCGGAACTTCGTAAGTagattctttttttgtaaagTGAAACTGACATGTATTATTTGGTTCGCATTTTCGCGTAAAGTAGTTTTTattaaacctaacctcaaaattcggTGAATTACAATTTCATTGTccagataaaattataaatttgtttttccaaGAATACTTACacgtattttaaatgattatgacATCAAGCTTTATATATCAAAGTACCTAAGATATATGGATTTATATTGTTTAGTTATTATGTCTTATACGTCTTGTActttattttt comes from Belonocnema kinseyi isolate 2016_QV_RU_SX_M_011 chromosome 5, B_treatae_v1, whole genome shotgun sequence and encodes:
- the LOC117173031 gene encoding homeobox protein Nkx-2.4-like; the protein is MSAGSGGGSGGGSQGSNNASYHQHQQQQQQQQQNQLEQAGLLPDLNGVDLAMSLSPKHHPSHVQPGVHTTPFSVSDILSPIEESYRKLELAAAAAAVGVGVGVVSHPQGSPYTNACGARVGGNTGSSSASSGSPPLHGGSTPGGSTPGPVTGTNGGVGGGVGSGGAGGGMSAMGNPYATMQLTSQYQYCSELSPYHHAGPGVGSGGGGGDPMRSHGVSSHHHPWYAPAPPPTNDARFAISRLMGAAAGAGSNMAGCSVGQSMGDVTKSSGMGVGVGVGMGVGAMQFPLAQRRKRRVLFTQAQVYELERRFKQQKYLSAPEREHLASLIHLTPTQVKIWFQNHRYKCKRQAKEKAMAEQNAQNQSSSSPRRVAVPVLVKDGKPCGSGGGGGNEGSRGGPSAALASPAPHMTTASSPHGSHHSAAVSHHSVVGVSHVMTPSQSLQHCSYSRSAVQQSMQQQQQPQCGAYLPLQGRAW